One segment of Paenibacillus sp. FSL R7-0337 DNA contains the following:
- a CDS encoding CGNR zinc finger domain-containing protein encodes MLWVDFMNSYWRNWRTSDRSTDQDRLEDPKWLAEWLVEHKLPAAAPPRPEELKQLKGLRGLLWDELQRLVTGESPSTALLAQLNTYMSDGPVIRQVVWTAAGEAEISLQPQRADWGQIMAEVAASFAAALLEKEPSRFRICGNPDCLWAYYDDTRNRSKRYCDDKLCGNLMKVRRFRARKKAAEGDPSKE; translated from the coding sequence TTGCTGTGGGTAGATTTCATGAACAGCTATTGGCGGAATTGGCGGACTAGTGACCGGAGCACGGACCAGGATCGGCTGGAGGACCCCAAATGGCTGGCGGAATGGCTGGTGGAGCACAAGCTGCCGGCAGCAGCCCCTCCCCGGCCGGAGGAGCTGAAGCAGCTCAAAGGACTGCGCGGCTTGTTATGGGACGAGCTGCAGCGGCTGGTCACGGGAGAGTCTCCGTCCACAGCGCTGCTTGCGCAGTTGAATACGTACATGAGCGACGGGCCCGTGATACGGCAGGTGGTCTGGACGGCAGCAGGTGAAGCCGAGATCTCCCTCCAGCCGCAGCGTGCGGACTGGGGGCAGATTATGGCGGAGGTTGCCGCCTCTTTTGCGGCTGCGCTGCTGGAGAAGGAGCCCTCTCGCTTCCGCATTTGCGGGAATCCCGACTGTCTCTGGGCCTATTACGACGATACCCGCAACCGCTCGAAGCGGTACTGCGACGACAAGCTGTGCGGGAATCTGATGAAGGTCCGGCGGTTCCGGGCACGCAAAAAAGCAGCGGAGGGTGACCCTTCGAAGGAGTAA
- a CDS encoding GGDEF domain-containing protein, with the protein MRALRLRDYMGPSETSAHRQAKWVKRFLYTYWLVIALHFLAQLGSFVCLPYPMGAHEFYYDVLLYPTLLMSAVVGLTQLVDVAAPKYSFVLLFVAGTIIAMMIIHLNMDIRIIGALMLLPIIASAIFFRLDLTLFTSGLQAAAFFILYRWDYWFKYYLTDFDLIAIPLFLLVGTLVAGIIIINGRELASDLEATLTAKQDLMIENAVIRKLSTTDALTGLYNHISFHEFYEKAMEYGSQGAPFHLALVDIDNFKRINDKYGHRMGDLVLARVAQIIKDHLSPADIAARYGGEEFAVLLFEKSFEEAYTLMDWIRHMLSETLHEEMEHGAVTVSIGLKSYAEGATKEALFEEVDNLLYTAKHSGKNTTLTPLTQRNAV; encoded by the coding sequence GTGAGAGCGTTGAGATTGAGAGATTACATGGGCCCTTCGGAGACTTCGGCGCACCGGCAGGCGAAGTGGGTCAAGCGGTTTCTGTATACGTACTGGCTGGTGATTGCTCTGCATTTCCTGGCCCAGCTGGGGTCTTTTGTATGTTTGCCGTATCCCATGGGAGCGCACGAGTTCTACTATGATGTGTTGCTCTATCCGACGCTACTAATGAGTGCGGTGGTTGGGTTGACGCAGCTGGTGGATGTTGCGGCACCGAAGTATTCCTTCGTGCTGCTGTTTGTGGCGGGGACAATTATCGCGATGATGATTATTCATCTGAATATGGATATACGGATTATCGGGGCGTTGATGCTGCTGCCGATTATTGCGTCGGCGATCTTTTTTCGGCTGGATCTCACCTTGTTCACCTCTGGCCTGCAGGCGGCGGCCTTCTTCATTCTCTACCGCTGGGATTACTGGTTCAAGTATTATCTGACGGATTTCGACCTGATTGCGATCCCGCTCTTCCTGCTAGTTGGCACGCTGGTGGCGGGGATTATCATCATTAACGGGCGCGAGTTGGCAAGCGATCTGGAAGCCACTCTGACAGCCAAGCAGGATCTGATGATTGAGAATGCGGTGATCCGCAAGCTGTCTACCACCGATGCACTGACAGGACTGTATAACCATATTTCTTTTCACGAATTCTATGAAAAAGCGATGGAATACGGCAGTCAGGGTGCCCCATTCCATCTTGCGCTGGTAGATATCGATAATTTCAAGCGAATTAACGATAAATATGGACACCGTATGGGGGATCTGGTGCTGGCCCGGGTCGCGCAGATCATCAAGGACCATCTCTCTCCCGCAGACATTGCTGCCCGCTACGGCGGCGAGGAATTTGCGGTGTTGCTGTTCGAGAAGAGCTTCGAGGAGGCTTACACCCTCATGGATTGGATTCGCCACATGCTCTCGGAGACGCTTCATGAAGAGATGGAGCACGGGGCGGTGACCGTCAGCATTGGCCTCAAGAGCTATGCCGAAGGCGCCACCAAAGAAGCGCTGTTCGAAGAAGTCGATAATCTCCTCTATACGGCCAAGCACTCCGGCAAAAATACTACGCTGACCCCGCTGACGCAGCGGAATGCTGTGTAG
- a CDS encoding IS3 family transposase (programmed frameshift) has product MATRVSYPVEIKMKAIEMRLAGVPVSDVMRQLGIRNRTQLKVWMKWYREGEIHRMEQPVGKQYSLGKGPEATTELERLKAENRFLKQQLDLPKKVQGTGKEVEPEVVVAWIESIRAEVKVSEACAWLGVARATYYRWKAARTQRTDRMVEKIRQLCTLHKFRYGYRKITALLRVEEPINHKRVQRIMQREGLQCRVRMKKRKTTGQPAQPAEHLLKRQFHAAAPLQKLVTDITYLPFGGKMLYLSSILDLYNGEIVAYSIADKQDTSFVLDTLGQLPERANMLLHSDQGSVYTSQAYQAAVKEKGITMSMSRKGTPADNAPIESFHSTLKSETFYLEDLMCTTTAIVERTVRDYITYYNSIRIQAKLNNQSPVDFRRLAA; this is encoded by the exons TTGGCAACCAGAGTGAGTTACCCCGTAGAAATAAAGATGAAAGCTATAGAAATGAGATTGGCAGGAGTACCCGTGAGCGATGTTATGAGACAGTTGGGCATACGAAATAGGACACAACTAAAAGTCTGGATGAAATGGTATCGCGAAGGCGAAATTCATCGCATGGAGCAACCTGTAGGTAAGCAATACAGCCTTGGAAAAGGTCCGGAAGCCACTACGGAGCTGGAGAGACTAAAGGCAGAGAATCGATTCCTGAAGCAACAATTGGACCTGC CTAAAAAAGTACAAGGAACTGGAAAGGAGGTGGAACCAGAAGTTGTCGTTGCCTGGATCGAATCCATTCGGGCAGAAGTGAAGGTGTCGGAGGCTTGTGCGTGGCTTGGGGTCGCGAGAGCTACCTACTACCGCTGGAAGGCTGCCAGGACTCAACGTACAGATCGGATGGTGGAAAAGATAAGGCAGCTTTGCACTCTGCACAAATTCCGGTACGGTTACCGTAAAATCACGGCACTCCTTCGGGTAGAAGAGCCTATAAACCATAAACGGGTCCAGCGTATCATGCAGCGTGAGGGATTACAGTGCCGTGTGAGGATGAAGAAACGAAAGACTACGGGGCAACCGGCACAACCTGCAGAACATCTGTTAAAGCGGCAATTTCATGCAGCAGCTCCCTTGCAAAAACTGGTCACAGATATTACGTATTTGCCGTTTGGCGGCAAGATGTTGTACCTTTCAAGTATTTTGGATCTGTACAACGGAGAAATTGTCGCTTACAGTATAGCGGACAAGCAGGACACGTCCTTTGTATTGGATACGCTGGGCCAACTTCCAGAGCGGGCCAACATGCTGCTCCACAGCGATCAGGGCAGTGTGTATACGTCTCAGGCGTACCAGGCGGCAGTCAAAGAAAAAGGCATTACCATGAGCATGTCCCGTAAAGGAACGCCCGCGGATAATGCCCCCATCGAATCGTTTCATTCCACCCTAAAGTCTGAAACGTTCTACCTCGAAGATCTCATGTGTACAACGACAGCAATCGTTGAACGGACCGTTCGAGACTACATCACCTACTATAACTCAATTCGGATTCAGGCGAAACTAAATAACCAGTCGCCGGTGGATTTTCGGCGACTGGCTGCTTAA
- a CDS encoding GNAT family N-acetyltransferase, which yields MHIQTERLSITPFTQENYIKASETYSVRKHIVNYLDKLKEDPELLGWGAWFVTLTDNQQIIGDIGFKGKPDHQGIVEVGFGLIPEMHNKGIATESVGAIIEWALSSKKVQKIVAECLIDNIPSIRVLEKLSFTRTGVENGMINWELVKDQSLHSH from the coding sequence ATGCACATTCAGACAGAACGGCTCAGCATTACCCCTTTTACCCAAGAAAATTACATAAAAGCATCAGAAACTTATTCTGTTAGGAAGCATATCGTCAATTATTTAGATAAGCTTAAAGAAGACCCTGAATTATTAGGCTGGGGTGCGTGGTTTGTTACCTTGACGGATAATCAACAAATTATCGGTGATATTGGCTTCAAGGGAAAGCCTGATCATCAAGGAATTGTAGAAGTTGGATTTGGCCTTATTCCTGAGATGCATAATAAAGGTATAGCCACTGAGTCGGTAGGAGCTATTATAGAATGGGCCTTATCATCAAAAAAAGTCCAAAAAATTGTGGCCGAGTGCCTTATCGATAATATTCCGTCTATCAGAGTTCTGGAGAAATTGAGTTTTACACGAACCGGAGTAGAGAACGGAATGATAAACTGGGAATTGGTAAAGGATCAATCTCTACACTCACACTAA
- a CDS encoding Lrp/AsnC family transcriptional regulator, with amino-acid sequence MTSYLIDHTDYRILQLLIEDATLNHKDIGSLVHLTGQAVGARVRRMRELGIIEGYTIRYNPLRIGQSIHAFITVFLSSNRDHPPFQAFAKAHESVTELYRISGEGCYWMRVRTVDQEALTVFLDELLKYGNYRVNLDMGQIK; translated from the coding sequence ATGACCTCTTACCTCATCGACCATACCGATTACCGCATCCTCCAGCTCCTTATCGAAGATGCCACCCTTAATCATAAGGATATCGGGTCGCTGGTCCATCTGACCGGCCAGGCTGTAGGCGCACGTGTCCGCAGAATGCGGGAGCTTGGCATCATTGAGGGCTACACCATCCGTTATAACCCGCTGCGGATCGGCCAGAGCATTCACGCCTTTATCACGGTTTTTCTGAGCAGCAATAGGGATCATCCGCCTTTTCAGGCTTTTGCGAAGGCCCATGAGAGTGTCACCGAGCTCTACCGCATCAGCGGGGAGGGCTGTTACTGGATGCGGGTGCGTACTGTGGATCAGGAGGCGCTGACCGTTTTTTTGGATGAACTGCTGAAGTATGGCAATTACCGGGTCAACCTGGACATGGGCCAGATCAAATAA
- a CDS encoding copper amine oxidase N-terminal domain-containing protein, protein MLKKGVAGWLIASMLFTGSALMGTASAASAAIQISMNNSFVDTDVAPYITNGTTMVPLQVAQKIPGSSIQWNNASKTVTLTRDGQTVTLVAGQQTAKIGNKEVKLEAASVIRKGRVMVPLRFMAESTGAYVLWNPKQRIVFVASRPSEELKQQLASSNLAEARTAALKLPRVSALKQFEVSGVEGGNFDYYFPEGRADQFFLSGGNSISYYEVVGDHSEVKWTATFDWKVKAASGLFFKPYQITNQDGTLPKLTGRVVFYHFMGHIGATGYGFIDPDGNVTTLGMKDMNSEVFFEIPGEVKP, encoded by the coding sequence ATGTTGAAAAAAGGCGTTGCCGGGTGGCTTATCGCGTCAATGCTATTCACTGGAAGTGCCTTAATGGGAACGGCTTCAGCCGCTTCAGCTGCCATTCAGATCTCGATGAACAACTCGTTTGTGGATACAGATGTGGCCCCATATATCACGAATGGCACGACGATGGTCCCCCTGCAGGTGGCCCAAAAAATCCCCGGCAGCTCCATCCAATGGAACAACGCCTCGAAAACAGTCACGCTTACCCGGGACGGACAGACCGTGACCTTAGTGGCAGGCCAACAAACAGCAAAGATCGGTAATAAAGAAGTGAAACTCGAAGCAGCTTCTGTCATCCGAAAAGGGCGGGTGATGGTTCCCTTACGCTTCATGGCTGAATCGACCGGAGCCTATGTCTTGTGGAATCCCAAACAGCGGATCGTCTTCGTCGCTTCGAGGCCCAGTGAAGAGCTTAAGCAGCAATTAGCGTCCTCTAATCTGGCTGAAGCCCGGACCGCCGCCCTGAAACTGCCCAGAGTTAGCGCACTTAAACAATTTGAAGTGAGTGGCGTAGAAGGAGGCAATTTCGATTACTATTTCCCGGAGGGCAGGGCCGACCAATTTTTCCTATCCGGGGGTAACAGTATCTCTTACTATGAGGTTGTGGGGGACCATAGCGAAGTCAAGTGGACCGCCACCTTCGACTGGAAGGTTAAAGCAGCAAGCGGACTGTTCTTTAAACCTTACCAAATTACCAACCAGGACGGCACACTCCCCAAACTAACGGGCCGGGTCGTATTCTACCATTTCATGGGACATATTGGAGCAACGGGTTATGGATTCATTGATCCTGACGGGAACGTGACTACTTTGGGAATGAAGGATATGAATTCTGAGGTGTTTTTTGAGATTCCGGGAGAGGTGAAGCCTTAA
- a CDS encoding YbaK/EbsC family protein, whose amino-acid sequence MTSQLKDSAQQVQNKLLELGYANQVVELPDSTRTAQEAADAIGCKVAHIAKSIIFRLKNEDKPLLVIASGVNRINEKQIISHLNDKLGKADADFVREHTGFVIGGVPPLGHKESILTFIDQDLLQYREIWAAAGHPRAVFQLTPAELIQMTNGRAICVK is encoded by the coding sequence TTGACAAGTCAACTTAAAGATAGTGCCCAGCAGGTTCAAAACAAACTATTGGAACTGGGGTATGCAAATCAAGTTGTAGAACTGCCTGACAGTACACGAACTGCACAGGAAGCTGCCGATGCGATAGGCTGCAAGGTTGCACACATAGCGAAGTCCATTATCTTTCGGCTCAAAAATGAAGATAAACCCTTATTGGTTATAGCAAGCGGAGTCAACCGGATTAACGAAAAACAAATTATTAGCCATCTGAATGACAAATTGGGAAAAGCTGACGCTGATTTTGTACGTGAACACACAGGATTTGTTATTGGAGGCGTACCGCCTTTAGGACATAAAGAGTCGATCCTCACTTTTATTGATCAAGATTTGTTACAATATAGAGAGATATGGGCTGCTGCCGGACATCCAAGAGCAGTGTTTCAATTAACACCCGCAGAATTAATTCAAATGACAAACGGACGAGCCATCTGTGTAAAATAA
- a CDS encoding SprT family protein: MSNEELQLWIEQVSLNSFGVPFRHTASFNSRLTTTGGRYFTKSHNIEINPQQLAMYGREETEKIIKHELCHYHLHLAKRGYMHRDADFKTLLARVGGSRYCQTLPGAKARKPQPYRYKLVCIACATEYLRKRRADPGRYRCGKCSGKLKLIALEAGAGPAT, encoded by the coding sequence ATGAGCAACGAAGAGCTGCAGCTGTGGATCGAGCAGGTGTCGCTGAACAGCTTTGGCGTGCCTTTCCGGCATACGGCGAGCTTTAACAGCAGACTTACGACAACCGGCGGACGATATTTTACCAAGAGCCATAATATAGAGATTAACCCCCAGCAGCTGGCGATGTACGGACGGGAGGAGACGGAGAAGATCATCAAGCACGAGCTCTGCCACTACCATCTGCATCTGGCGAAGCGGGGGTACATGCACCGGGATGCCGATTTCAAAACACTGCTGGCCCGCGTCGGCGGCAGCCGGTATTGTCAGACCCTGCCGGGAGCCAAGGCCCGCAAGCCGCAGCCTTACCGGTATAAGCTGGTATGTATTGCCTGTGCCACCGAGTATCTGCGTAAGCGCCGGGCCGATCCCGGGCGGTACCGCTGCGGTAAATGCTCCGGTAAGCTGAAGCTGATTGCGCTAGAAGCGGGCGCGGGTCCGGCTACTTAA
- the cmpA gene encoding cortex morphogenetic protein CmpA produces MPQWLRQQLMKAYLKKDCRQIRLLNECWFFYRNTADSHEMIQKNV; encoded by the coding sequence TTGCCACAATGGCTTCGCCAACAGCTCATGAAGGCCTATCTCAAGAAGGACTGCCGTCAGATTAGACTGCTGAATGAATGCTGGTTCTTTTACCGGAATACCGCCGATTCCCACGAGATGATCCAGAAGAACGTATAG
- a CDS encoding pentapeptide repeat-containing protein: MSNKIEPPRITDPGLLTPQDIHALASKDEFSNCLIEGALIEYQEATRVAFDKTIFKNVTITESSLQRIELTDVIFDHCDLSNVDFSDAFIHRTEFRDCRMIGTDFTRARFQNVSITGCIGEFAVFRFANFKGASFERSSLVSADYYQSTLNGLYLAECNLEQATLAGCKLKGVDLSDCEFTGLLVDLQDLEGCIISAEQAASFAGLLGLVIKS, translated from the coding sequence ATGAGTAACAAGATAGAACCACCCAGAATCACAGATCCCGGGCTACTTACGCCGCAGGACATTCACGCCCTTGCTTCCAAGGACGAATTCAGCAACTGCCTCATTGAAGGAGCGCTCATTGAATATCAGGAGGCTACGCGGGTAGCTTTCGACAAGACTATTTTCAAAAACGTCACCATCACGGAATCCTCGCTGCAGCGCATTGAGCTTACCGATGTGATCTTCGATCATTGCGACCTGTCCAATGTGGATTTCAGCGACGCCTTCATACACCGGACCGAGTTCAGGGATTGCCGCATGATCGGTACAGACTTCACCAGAGCACGATTTCAAAATGTATCCATCACCGGATGTATCGGGGAATTCGCGGTCTTCCGTTTCGCTAACTTCAAAGGGGCTTCCTTCGAACGCAGCTCGCTGGTCAGCGCAGATTATTACCAGTCCACCCTGAACGGCCTGTATCTCGCGGAATGTAATCTGGAGCAGGCCACGCTGGCTGGCTGCAAGCTGAAGGGTGTTGACCTGAGCGACTGCGAGTTCACCGGCCTTCTAGTGGATCTTCAGGATCTGGAGGGCTGCATCATCTCTGCGGAGCAGGCGGCTTCTTTTGCCGGACTACTAGGTCTGGTTATCAAAAGTTAA
- a CDS encoding DinB family protein: MENKISDVLIENWDYVMDVEDWQPPLSAALEGVDSEQAVWKPEGAAGNSIWENVNHLTYYKERLLRKLKGMEKLPDLESNDATFTVTGSGEEDWKQAVDKLKSIHASLREIIVALEEGAYEWGGSGHAPGEEVMSLILHDAYHTGQIVLVRKLQGSWPGTRRFD; the protein is encoded by the coding sequence ATGGAAAACAAAATTAGCGATGTGCTGATCGAGAACTGGGATTATGTGATGGATGTGGAGGATTGGCAGCCGCCGCTGAGTGCGGCGCTTGAAGGTGTGGACAGTGAACAGGCCGTCTGGAAGCCGGAGGGAGCTGCGGGCAATTCTATTTGGGAGAATGTTAACCATCTGACGTATTATAAGGAGCGTCTGTTGCGCAAGCTCAAGGGAATGGAGAAATTGCCTGATCTGGAGAGCAATGACGCTACATTCACTGTAACAGGAAGCGGGGAAGAGGACTGGAAGCAGGCGGTAGACAAGCTGAAGTCCATTCATGCCTCGCTGCGCGAGATTATTGTAGCTCTGGAGGAAGGCGCTTATGAATGGGGCGGCTCCGGGCATGCGCCAGGCGAAGAGGTCATGAGCCTGATTCTGCACGATGCCTATCATACGGGACAGATTGTACTGGTCCGCAAGCTGCAAGGCTCTTGGCCTGGCACCCGCCGTTTCGATTAA